The Perca fluviatilis chromosome 2, GENO_Pfluv_1.0, whole genome shotgun sequence genome includes a region encoding these proteins:
- the gpr4 gene encoding LOW QUALITY PROTEIN: G-protein coupled receptor 4 (The sequence of the model RefSeq protein was modified relative to this genomic sequence to represent the inferred CDS: deleted 1 base in 1 codon) — protein sequence MCNITFCDVDSKVDQFFQPTLYIIVIVLGLPTNCMALWAAYMQVRQRNELGIYLINLSVADLLYITTLPLWIDYFLQHDDWIHGQESCKLFGFIFYTNIYVSIAFLCCISLDRYLAVAYPLRFGKVRRIKTAILVSIMVWTIEIVANSAPLFHDELFQDRFNHTFCFEKYPMQDWVAGMNLYRTFLGFLAPWTAMLVAYRGILVAVRCNVSTERQEKAKIQRLALSLILIVLLCFGPYHILLLVRSVMFLKKPCDCSSEESLFAAYHVSLALTSLNCVADPILYCFVNEGARHDVGRALSALLSAASQRLPPPPPPHTPTPPRPPPPPPPAGRFCTLVRDKTNSYKTELVALKEECLQMTILSVRK from the exons ATGTGCAACATCACCTTCTGTGATGTGGACAGTAAGGTGGACCAGTTCTTCCAGCCCACGCTCTACATCATAGTCATTGTTCTGGGGCTGCCCACCAACTGCATGGCATTGTGGGCAGCCTACATGCAG GTACGGCAACGCAATGAGCTCGGCATCTACCTGATCAACCTGTCAGTGGCTGACCTCCTCTACATTACCACTCTTCCTCTGTGGATCGACTACTTCCTGCAGCACGATGACTGGATCCACGGTCAGGAGAGCTGCAAGCTATTTGGCTTCATCTTCTACACCAACATCTACGTCAGCATCGCCTTCCTCTGCTGTATATCACTGGACAGGTACCTGGCCGTAGCATATCCACTGCGCTTTGGCAAGGTTCGACGAATCAAAACAG CTATCCTGGTCAGCATCATGGTGTGGACAATTGAGATCGTAGCCAACTCTGCTCCTCTCTTCCACGATGAGCTCTTCCAGGATCGATTCAACCACACTTTCTGCTTTGAGAAGTATCCCATGCAGGACTGGGTGGCAGGGATGAACCTCTACAGGACATTTCTGGGCTTTCTCGCTCCATGGACAGCCATGCTTGTCGCCTACCGTGGGATCCTGGTAGCAGTGCGCTGCAACGTCTCAACAGAGCGTCAGGAAAAGGCCAAAATTCAACGTCTGGCGTTGAGTCTGATCCTGATCGTTTTGCTCTGCTTTGGACCGTACCACATCCTCCTGCTGGTGCGGAGTGTCATGTTTCTAAAGAAGCCATGTGACTGCAGCTCAGAGGAGAGCTTGTTTGCAGCGTACCATGTATCATTGGCGCTGACCAGCCTCAACTGCGTTGCCGACCCCATTTTGTACTGTTTTGTCAACGAGGGGGCGAGGCACGACGTTGGCCGAGCTCTCTCAGCTTTACTTTCTGCAGCTTCA CAgcgcctccccccccccccccccccccacacgcccacacccccccgccccccccccccccccccgccggcGGGGAGATTTTGCACGCTGGTGAGAGACAAGACAAACAGCTACAAGACAGAACTGGTGGCTCTGAAGGAGGAGTGTCTACAGATGACCATCCTCAGTGTTAGGAAGTGA